A region of Cucumis melo cultivar AY chromosome 2, USDA_Cmelo_AY_1.0, whole genome shotgun sequence DNA encodes the following proteins:
- the LOC103494194 gene encoding uncharacterized protein LOC103494194, whose product MAVFTHGCSNFRIFSEREGTLFLGISAAPVLPQSARVYGQFARERGTSRRLSKKEQLDFPRKGFFATRKVVLTVPKDSSSSNTSSSNEDPTNQSEQTPFGYTRKDVLLIGLGVTVLGFGLKSGLEYAGYDSMQAGNVVQLVLVLGLTLGWISTYMFRVSSKDMTYAQQLRDYEDKVMQKRLESLTEAELVALLEQVEEEKSQSASSEQVN is encoded by the exons ATGGCTGTTTTTACTCATGGATGCTCCAATTTCAGAATTTTCTCTGAAAGGGAAGGGACCTTGTTTTTAGGTATTTCGGCAGCTCCAGTTTTGCCACAGAGTGCGAGAGTTTACGGACAGTTTGCGAGAG AGAGAGGAACTAGTCGACGGTTGTCAAAAAAGGAACAACTTGATTTCCCAAGGAAAGGATTTTTTGCCACAAGGAAAGTTGTCCTTACAGTCCCTAAGGACAGTAGCTCTTCAAACACAAGCAGCAGCAATGAAGACCCTACAAATCAATCCGAG CAAACACCTTTTGGTTACACGAGGAAGGATGTTTTATTAATTGGTTTAGGTGTCACAGTTCTTGGATTTGGATTGAAAAGTGGATTAGAG TATGCTGGGTATGATTCTATGCAAGCAGGTAACGTCGTTCAGCTTGTTCTGGTTTTGGGTTTAACGCTAGGATGGATTTCCACGTACATGTTCAGAGTTTCAAGCAAGGACATGACATATGCTCAACAACTACGTGACTATGAAGACAAAGTCATGCAG AAACGCCTTGAAAGCCTTACAGAAGCAGAGCTCGTAGCATTACTCGAACAAGTCGAGGAAGAGAAGAGCCAATCAGCAAGCAGCGAGCAGGTTAATTGA
- the LOC103494195 gene encoding uncharacterized protein LOC103494195, whose translation MAIVTGDRYLEKLVKFVEERADPLIEGTLVLKLNPAGLHYVQSRLEALHELESLLTGAPVDYLRAYVSDLGDHRALEQLRRILRLLTSLKVVSVLPQPLRDPTPLSLLPFGSLKVLELRGCDLSTSAARGLLELRQTLEKIICHNSTDALRHVFASRIVEVKNSPQWNRLSFVSCACNGLVLMDESLQLLPAVETLDLSRNKFAKVDNLRKCVKLKHLDLGFNHLRTVASFNEVPSHITKLVLRNNALTTLRGIENLKSLEGLDVSYNIISNFSELEFLVDITSLQNLWLEGNPLCCARWYRAHVFSLFSHPDNLKLDDKGICKEEYWKRKFIIASRQKRPAGFGFYSPAKDGARGEGSANNKKRTVSRIASIQSEEESTYFCSDQESVLCDNDTYSREEAALSDNEVEVVDLMKKIEFMKKERSSLWFREFEDWMDHAPRNAVNGNINKATMEPGKEKYMKSRKIPQHVGESSRYKSESMQASGDESSTNLVESDNSFGDMPSGLTASHYFGLNGSLGNDVVVPQSRTHRSDLKNGHLSSSFGVGIPSTHMKTFYPLYNRSQGGEAKVEDPSMSPLNAIDSVSESHSSSLFHGSPPHYQEDILHRRHNFMEEILQLSAESYSIPSSDSYSSNSEDDIFPFGSLMPEVIEPTNDKSLRGGAEGQLSIHHSKDITSKQCHELHLVGENGSCLFESSVDQTFSMPNSICQGCNVHLPINVVPAGPHAYETDPIQHEMNQQRNRESKKKKKKRVVSLSGHVVGITDSHKLTSCDPSVFGADMEIELENGSFIENYFNLNIADSRVHETCQQYLKCICILDSELVYRKVVLVLSSRNELYILIVRASGDGSGEVMLILSDCFSVEDIKEVFVGLGLQVVRVCLERGVKHLFVTGCIEKSRQLLCILQVSGIGSPSDRSCLRSLEQVQVELFETQICGGAKANLLQYSMVLFCCSEIQGELWHPRSLFIFEGHLLVCKEDFMQFGSFSIDGSLPPYFALDSCCLIADILEMVVEVKGVFCLTLSLKHASSVFSLISKSDEKVTTIQKKEISSPCSLKWKLKWFCKGNLLNFIALAKAMHLESKGSSLPVRYVS comes from the exons ATGGCAATTGTGACGGGGGATCGATATTTGGAGAAGCTGGTGAAGTTTGTGGAAGAACGGGCCGATCCTTTGATTGAAGGAACTTTGGTGTTGAAGCTAAATCCAGCGGGATTGCACTACGTGCAGTCGAGGTTGGAGGCTTTACATGAACTCGAGAGTCTTTTAACCGGAGCTCCAGTTGACTACCTTCGAGCATATGTCTCTGACCTTGGCGACCACCGCGCGCTTGAACAGCTCCGACGAATTTTGAGGCTGCTTACATCTTTAAAGGTTGTTTCGGTGCTTCCGCAGCCGTTGCGAGACCCGACACCGTTGTCTCTGTTGCCGTTTGGAAGTTTGAAGGTTTTGGAGCTTAGAGGATGTGATTTGTCGACCTCCGCGGCAAGAGGATTGCTGGAATTGAGACAGACCCTGGAGAAGATTATTTGTCATAATTCTACT GATGCTCTGCGGCATGTGTTTGCAAGTAGAATTGTTGAGGTTAAGAACTCTCCGCAATGGAACCGACTGTCGTTTGTTTCGTGTGCGTGCAATGGCTTAGTTCTTATGGATGAGTCTTTGCAACTTCTACCTGCTGTTGAAACCCTTGATCTGAGTCGGAATAAGTTCGCAAAAGTTGACAATCTTCGCAAGTGTGTGAAACTGAAACATTTGGATCTTGGTTTTAATCATCTAAGGACAGTTGCCTCATTTAATGAG GTCCCTTCGCATATAACTAAACTTGTTTTGAGGAACAATGCTCTAACTACATTGCGTGGGATTGAGAATTTGAAGTCACTTGAAGGACTTGACGTGTCCTACAATATAATTTCCAATTTTTCAGAGCTGGAGTTCCTTGTGGATATTACATCTTTACAGAATTTATGGCTAGAGGGCAATCCCTTATGTTGTGCACGGTGGTACAGAGCGCATGTGTTCAGCCTTTTCTCTCATCCAGATAAT CTGAAGTTAGATGACAAGGGAATCTGCAAAGAAGAATATTGGAAGAGGAAATTTATCATTGCTAGCAGGCAAAAGCGACCTGCTGGTTTTGGTTTTTATTCCCCAGCAAAAGATGGTGCTCGAGGAGAGGGGAGTGCAAACAATAAAAAG AGAACAGTTTCTCGAATTGCTTCTATTCAGAGTGAAGAAGAGAGTACATATTTCTGTTCTGACCAGGAGTCTGTATTGTGTGATAATGATACTTATAGCAGAGAGGAAGCAGCATTATCCGATAATGAAGTTGAAGTAGTTGatttaatgaagaaaattgaattTATGAAGAAAGAGCGTTCTTCACTTTGGTTTCGGGAGTTTGAGGATTGGATGGATCACGCTCCTCGAAACGCTGTCAATGGCAATATCAATAAGGCTACTATGGAGcctggaaaagaaaaatatatgaaaagtAGGAAAATTCCACAGCATGTTGGAGAGAGCTCAAGATATAAATCAGAGTCTATGCAGGCATCAGGAGACGAAAGTAGTACAAATTTGGTGGAGTCGGATAATTCCTTTGGAGACATGCCTAGTGGTTTGACGGCCTCCCACTACTTTGGGCTGAATGGTTCACTGGGGAATGATGTTGTTGTCCCCCAATCTAGAACACACAGATCGGATCTAAAAAATGGTCACCTTAGTTCTTCATTTGGAGTAGGTATTCCTTCCACTCATATGAAAACCTTTTATCCTTTGTATAATAGGTCTCAGGGAGGTGAAGCAAAGGTTGAAGATCCTAGTATGTCACCATTGAATGCCATAGATAGTGTATCTGAGTCTCACTCATCCTCACTATTCCATGGATCACCACCCCATTATCAAGAGGACATTCTACATCGTCGGCATAATTTTATGGAAGAAATTTTGCAATTATCTGCAGagtcatattcaattccttcatCTGACAGCTATTCCAGCAATAGTGAGGACGATATCTTTCCCTTTGGATCATTAATGCCAGAAGTTATTGAACCTACAAATGATAAGTCTCTGCGTGGAGGTGCTGAAGGTCAGTTGTCAATACATCATAGTAAAGACATTACTTCTAAACAGTGCCATGAACTTCATCTGGTTGGAGAAAATGGCTCGTGCCTTTTTGAGTCATCTGTTGATCAAACATTTAGTATGCCGAATTCTATTTGTCAAGGCTGCAATGTTCATTTGCCAATCAATGTTGTTCCTGCTGGCCCTCATGCCTATGAAACCGATCCAATCCAACATGAGATGAATCAGCAGAGGAATCGAGAAagcaagaaaaagaagaagaaaagagttGTTTCATTGTCAGGACATGTAGTTGGAATAACAGACAGCCACAAATTGACAAGCTGTGATCCAAGTGTTTTTGGAGCTGATATGGAAATTGAACTAGAAAACGGAAGTTTTATTgaaaactattttaatttaaatattgcAGACTCCAGAGTTCATGAAACTTGTCAGCAGTATCTCAAATGCATTTGTATACTTGATTCTGAGCTAGTCTACAG AAAAGTGGTTCTTGTTCTGAGTAGTAGAAACGAGTTGTACATACTAATTGTTCGGGCTTCTGGAGATGGGTCAG GAGAAGTCATGCTTATTTTATCGGATTGTTTCAGTGTTGAGGATATTAAAGAGGTCTTTGTTGGCCTCGGACTTCAGGTTGTGAG GGTTTGTTTGGAGAGAGGTGTAAAACATTTGTTTGTAACTGGATGCATTGAGAAATCAAGACAACTACTTTGTATATTGCAAGTATCTGGCATTGGTAGTCCTAGTGACAGGAGTTGCTTAAGAAG TTTGGAGCAGGTTCAGGTTGAATTATTTGAAACACAAATATGTGGAGGTGCAAAAGCTAACTTACTCCAATATTCTATGGTGCTCTTTTGCTGCAGTGAGATTCAAG GAGAATTGTGGCATCCTCGATCCCTGTTTATCTTTGAAGGGCATTTACTTGTGTGCAAAGAAGACTTCATGCAATTTGGTTCTTTCTCAATAGACGGATCATTACCTCCATACTTTGCCCTTGATTCATGTTGCTTGATTGCCGACATACTTGAGATG